CAGGTGCACGATCGGATCCGCCCCGGCGAGGGCATAACCGACCAGCACCGCCAGGGCGAGGCCGCTCTGGACGAGGGAGCCGACCTTGGGGGCGCCGGTGCGGCGGCTGGTGCGGCCGAACACGGCGGGTAGGACCCGTTCCCGGCCGAGGGCGAACAGGTACCGGGCCACCGTGTGGTGGAAGGAGAGCAGGGCGGCGAACAGGCTGGTGATGAACAGGACCCGGGCGACGGTGATGACACTCTGGCTCAGGTACGGCGACACCAGGTTGAAGATCAGGTCGGTGCCGTCGGTGCGGGCCGCCTCGACGATGCGGTCCGGGCCGGTGGCCACCGACATCGCCCACGCCGACAACCCGTACAGCAGACCGGTCACCCCGACGGCGATGTAGGTGGCGCGGGCGATCGTGCGCCGGGGGTCCTTCGTCTCTTCGGAGAACACGACGGTGCCTTCGAAGCCGACGAACCCGGTGATCGCGGTGACCAGCGCGGCCCCGATCCCGGCGGCGAACACGTGCGACGGGGCGAGGGTGTCGAAGCTGACCGTCCCGTCGGCCGGGTGGGTGACCATGATGGCGTCGAAGGTCAACGCGACCACGCATTCGGCGACCAGCACCACGGCCAGGACGCGACCGTTGAGGTCGATCCGAGCCACGCCGAGCACCGCCACCACCGCCCACACCGTGAGGGCGCACGCCCACCAGGGCAGGTTGAACCCGTACCGGTCGTTGAGGAACATCGCGGTCACCGCACCCGCCCCGCCGTACAGGCCGATCTGCATCGCGTTGTAGGCCAGCAACGCCACCATCGCCGCACCGACCCCGGCCGGGCGACCCAGGCCCCGGGTGACGTAGGTGTAGAACGCGCCCGCGTTGACGATCCGCCGCGACATCGCCACATAGCCCACCGCGAACAACGCCAGCACGGCGGCGACCACCAGGTACGACACGGGGATGCCGGTCACGCCGGTGACCGCGTACCCGGTGGTCGCCCCACCAGCGATCACCGTCAGGGGTGCGGCGGCAGCGATCACGAAGAACACCACCGACGGAATACCAAGCCGCCCCCGCGCAAGCACGGCGGA
This is a stretch of genomic DNA from Micromonospora sp. WMMD1082. It encodes these proteins:
- a CDS encoding APC family permease, which translates into the protein MPRSGPDTVSAVLARGRLGIPSVVFFVIAAAAPLTVIAGGATTGYAVTGVTGIPVSYLVVAAVLALFAVGYVAMSRRIVNAGAFYTYVTRGLGRPAGVGAAMVALLAYNAMQIGLYGGAGAVTAMFLNDRYGFNLPWWACALTVWAVVAVLGVARIDLNGRVLAVVLVAECVVALTFDAIMVTHPADGTVSFDTLAPSHVFAAGIGAALVTAITGFVGFEGTVVFSEETKDPRRTIARATYIAVGVTGLLYGLSAWAMSVATGPDRIVEAARTDGTDLIFNLVSPYLSQSVITVARVLFITSLFAALLSFHHTVARYLFALGRERVLPAVFGRTSRRTGAPKVGSLVQSGLALAVLVGYALAGADPIVHLFFWITVTGGLGVLILMTVTSAAVIGFFTHTLHTEGPWRAFIAPLAATIALGGILTVTLREFATLLGVEPDSPLRWAFPAAYAAAALLGVAWALLLRTTNPHVYAAIGLGADSGTGPLRAPDLARQPA